TGTAGCTACATTTGATAAAGatgaatttgcatttttttaccacctgctgctgaaggcaatGGTGTTTTTTCTTATatctatgtttgtttgtctgtagtgttagcaaaataactcatgtaCCAGTGAGTAGATTGTAATggaactcttagaaagtaatcactgaatgcacagCTATAACTGCTTAATATTTTGGCATCAACCACATTTAACATGACCACCTTAGATAGaaaatttcataataaaaatggctataactggtatttttttacagatattgagataaaccTTGGAGTATTTGTCACTAAGAGTCATCTTCAACTTAAACTCTGAGCAGTAATTGATTGTACAagttctgtttgtaaaaaattGCCATTAGTGAAATtaccagaaagtaatcactagatgtgcATCTTCaattcattaacttttgaagtcgacccaattcaaggtaGCTGCCACACCTAAGTGACatcagaaagcacaaaaattggctataattataaatttgatgtggtagtaacctaggttcattcccaacacattctgagagccaacacattttgcaagatgtcacacaagATTGATTAAAATTGGTCTAAAACTAagccatgaaaggcagtgggcgatatgcattccttcaagaaaatgGTGGGTCTTTAAGTTTCCAAATTAAATAGGTGGAAATAGAGTAAATTACtatttcatattgatttgctGCTGGGAAAAGTGTACATTTGAACACCATCGATGCCATCACACAGCCTAGGCACCAGATGTCCAAAGCCTCAGAATACGGGAGCCCCAGTAAAAGTTCAGGAgccctgaaaataaaaaataaataaaaatttagcaGACCCTATGTGGAGCCTCATCACACAAAGTGATGTTGATGGGTTGAGGTTACTGCAAACACCACTGTGCACAAAGATCTGCGTGTCCACAAAACttacttaaaaaacagaaactgatcaATCCTGGTGAACATAGCTTGGTGCGTGAAGATAGCCAGGCCAAAATCGATCAGCTTGACCTgcagtggttttgttttctgatccATCAGCATGATGTTGTTGGTCTTCACATCAGTGTGGATCACTCCAACTTTCTTCAGTGCATCAAATGCAGTGGCCAGCTGCAAATGATGGTGAGAAgattgaataaacaaaacaaaacaaaacaaaaaaacacggTCAGGCCagattaaagctgcagtttttataaGTTTACCACATAAAGTTGCCATACTTGCTGGATGACTGCTCTGATGTCTTGCAGACTCATtggtgttttcctttgtttcatGTACTCTTTGAGACAGATGTCACACATTTCAAAAACCAGATATGAGTTCACGCAGTGCTCGAGGTGAAACCTGATGATGTTCTGCTGATCTAGATGGTGTTCCATTAAAAATTTCATCATGTATGCCTGGAGAGGCATAAAAGGCATTGACACGGCTCGTCATTCGGTTAGGACATCTCTTTCACAACTCATATATAGACAATGTCCTACCTCATGGTTCAACTTCCTGGAGCCTCTGGGAATCTTTATGgccacatttgtttttgtccaactGTCCAAGCATTTGAACACAACCGCAGAGGAGCCGAGTCCAAGGAATTTCAGGGTTTTGTATCGGCTGGGCAGAGGACACTCGTGAGGGCTGAATTTAGAAGAAAGTGAACAACATCCATTTCCCATTGCTGGCGTGCTTTCAGtaagctgaaaatgaaataaataaacaaataaataattgatcACAAACTGAAACTCAACTTGAATATATAATCTTAAAGATACTGTTTGGCTCATGGCTCGACATCAAGATAATCTATAGCCACTGGCTACAACTGACAGAGAGAGTGAAACTactgagaaacaaaatgaagccaATGCAACATTtgtaacacacacaaaacaaaaaacaaacaacaaaatacataCCAGCAATTTGCCGCTTCAGTAAGCTTGGCTGTGTTGATTGTTGACTGATCGGAGCTCGTTTTCAactcatttgaaataaaaacgtCCACAAGCATTTCAActccaatttttaaaaaatgcaaaatgccATAGTCTTCTCTTCTACAGTACTGTGAAAATCAGTGGCTTTTGACTACACAATACAGCAGTCAAATGTGACAAACAAGCTTATTTGGTATGTTAAATCACATATAGCACATAAATGTTCATGAAATTATTCTTGATAatgacatcatttttaaaaaagttgctGACATGCAACtttctatttaaaatattgGCAGTCGTTATGACTTTCAGGTTTGTTAGTGCTTATAATTTTCTAAAGTAGAGTTTTTTGTCAGTCATGAATTAAATTACCGTTATTGgtgtttgtaataaattatttatgaatACAGAAGTTACCGTACAGGCTTCgaaagttcaaaataaaagtatagtTTTGAAttatagattttcttttaaaataactttcgTGCCACATAAGCTACAAAATCCTTAATACTGTTCAAAaaagttaacataaaaaaataaaagattttaataaaaacatgcaaaattgtttaaaaaaaaagaaacggaCACTTTTATTTAGAAGTACTTCCGGTGTGCTGTGACGTCACTGCCGTGTCCGCCATCCTTCTCTCTCTTAGCTCCGGGAGCAGGAATATCCACAGGGCTCAAACATGCTGTCAGTTCGCGTCGCAGCGGCTCTTGTCCGCAGCTTGCCTCGAAGGGCTGGATTTGTAAgcagttctgatgtgtttgtccttggagttttgtttacattaacaagaaataagcagtttttttataaCTCGAACCGCTGTCTTGTTTTGGGCGTCGCAGTCGTCTTTGAACTGGAGGACACCGGGCCCTTCAGTCACCGCTGATGTTAACATTTAGTTGACAGACATTTAGGATGTTACGCTGTTATTGACGGGAAGTAAATGATAAATTTAGTGCCTCATTAGTGTGTTGCACTGCGAAGAACTGTCAGCGGAGCATTTTAAGCTAAAGTAATGCGCAAACAATTTAGCATTAAGCTAGGTTTATCTGTCTTCTTGCTAGCTAGTGTTTGCAGATGTTCTTGCACAAGTTTTTGGGTGAAAAGTGCAAAATACTGTGGATTTTCTTATCAGTCTTAACAGTAAACATTTGACCTGTTAAGTATTACTATCAATTGACAGCGTTAGACAAGAAGGCATTTGCTCTTTATTCTTTAATTAGTAGTTTGCTTCATTACAAGCTTTACATTGAAGTTTGTCTATGACAGACCTATATTTACCAATATTTGACTAACTTAGAAAGCTATACATCGTGTAAGGACATAGGATTTTAAGAACGTTAAATGTGTTGCATTGccttaaaacatataaaacaattGCATAACAAAGTATGAATATAAACTACATATAAATGAATAGTCTTATCTTGAAAGGATTGAGGAATTTCTTGCAACCGTGCAAGacgttttatttaaactataaaaagcactttttaagaTTATCAACATTATCACCTAAACTGCAGTAAGAGTTTTTATcacaaaagtaatatttttttaaataatgcctGATGACACATTAATTCTGCTGTAGTACTTGCATTGCTTTAtaatttttattgcaaaaatacCATggatgtttgtatttgtgtgtgtgtatgttttcttatttggttgcattttgacagttttgacCAATATCACTACAAATGTGTAGTGTTTTAGGCATGTTCctagatttctttaaaaaatcactttaaaccttttcttagaatttaatatctttaatttaaggacaGCATAATGTGCATCTTTAAAGTACATCACCACCATGAGTCTGATTATTACTTCTTACTGTGACAAAGGTTTCCAAGAATGTTGCTGCAGCATGTGTGGGGGCCAAGAATCTGCACACCTCTCGTCTGCAGTTCCAGAAGACAGGTCAGTGTTTAAGGAAATGTGtcctacaaaaaagaaaatatacttttttttcagtagGGTTCATATATTGACCGAAGTGCATAATTAGTAATTCTGGCCTGTTATTCATTCTTTAAAGGCACAGCCGAGGTGTCATCCATTCTGGAGGAGAAGATCATGGGGGCTGATACCAGCGCTGATCTGGAGGAGACTGGTCGCGTCTTGTCCATCGGTGATGGTATCGCCAGAGTGTATGGTCTGAGGAACGTGCAGGCTGAGGAGATGGTGGAGTTCTCCTCTGGTCTGAAGGTAATCTTCTCCTGCATTGATGATTGACCATTTTTGCTCTAACCACTTGTTAAATCCAAAAGCCTAGGGTAGTTTGGAAAAGACAGTGATCTGTAATTCTGAGTACAATAAACGGGCGACAATTTATGTTACACTTTGTGGCGTGTAACTGCTTCGTAATTGTTTTTCCTGTCCAGGGCATGTCGCTGAACTTGGAGCCGGACAACGTTGGTGTTGTGGTGTTTGGTAACGACAAGCTGATCAAAGAGGGAGACATCGTCAAAAGGACAGGTGCTATCGTTGATGTGCCTGTCGGCGAAGAGCTCCTGGGCAGAGTTGTTGATGCTCTGGGAAATGCCATTGATGGAAAGGTACTCATGTTCATTCATTGCCTCAAgaagttatttattattacatttgtAGTGAGCCCATATTCTTATAATTATGATAATGCTTTGAAGCAAAGAGAGACTGCGTgttttctcccattttttttattagatcaCTAGAAACCAATTGAAATCATTCTGATCTGGCTTTATCCTTTCCTTCTGTTCAAAGGGTCCTCTTGGCTCCAAGACCCGCAGACGTGTGGGCCTGAAGGCCCCAGGCATCATCCCCCGCATCTCTGTGAGGGAGCCAATGCAGACTGGCATCAAAGCTGTGGACAGCTTGGTGCCTATCGGTCGTGGTCAGCGTGAGCTCATCATTGGAGACCGGCAGACTGGGTAAGAGGCTTCTGctcaaagcaaatattttagCACGTGGCAGCTTGCGACGGTGTGATCCAGTACCTTTTAAATGCTGTTGTAGTGTGTTGTTCTGTGTTACTGTcttctctttcaacattttcaaattGCAGAACCAAGTATGCAAAAGGTGGTTGTAAAGTACACAGAAAAGATGAACAAATCCTTGAAAATGTCCAGctacatttttcatttgttaaatCAGCTTAAAGAACAACAgtgttgatctttttttttttttacttaaaatgggGATAAACTCATGCATTTTGTATTTCTAACAAAAATCATACCCAACATGAACATAAAACTATTTATCTAACATAAATGCTAGAGTCACATTAAGGCTTTACATTCTTGTTGCAGCAAAACTGCAATTGCCATCGACACAATCATCAACCAGAAACGCTTCAATGACGGAACTGatgagaagaagaagctgtACTGCATTTATGTTGCCATCGGCCAGAAGAGATCCACAGTGGCTCAGCTGGTGAAGAGGCTGACTGATGCGGATGCCATGAAGTACACCATCGTGGTGTCCGCCACTGCCTCTGATGCCGCCCCGCTGCAGTACCTGGCTCCCTACTCTGGCTGCTCCATGGGGGAGTACTTCAGAGACAACGGCAAGCACGCCCTCATCATCTACGACGATCTCTCCAAGCAGGTGAGCTTTACGTCTCACGTTGCGCTTTTAGGCCGGGAAAAAAATCAGGCGCTGCTGGCGATTTTTAGAAAGCTTCCTGTAGGAATGACTCTAACCTTTTTCGCTGCTTTTCTGCAGGCTGTCGCCTACCGTCAGATGTCCCTGCTGCTCCGGCGTCCGCCCGGTCGCGAGGCGTACCCGGGAGATGTCTTCTACTTGCATTCCCGTCTGCTGGAGAGAGCTGCTAAGATGAATGACAACTTTGGCGGTGGCTCCCTCACGGCCCTGCCTGTTATTGAGACGCAGGCTGGTGACGTGTCGGCCTACATTCCAACTAATGTCATCTCCATCACAGACGGGCAGGTGAGTGGCCGACTTGTTTCATTCTGATAAGATAAGATCAGCCACAAGCTATTCTTTTAATGCTACGTTTCCACCCAGATCTTCCTGGAGACCGAGCTGTTCTACAAGGGTATCCGCCCTGCCATCAACGTGGGTCTGTCTGTGTCCCGTGTCGGATCTGCTGCTCAGACCAGGGCCATGAAGCAGGTTAGTCCTCGCAGTCTTCTCCCAGTTTTTCCATCGCACTGAAAATCTTCCATGTGAACTTACTTACTCCTGCCTGTCACCAGGTGGCTGGTACTATGAAGCTGGAGCTGGCCCAGTACCGTGAGGTGGCTGCCTTCGCCCAGTTTGGTTCTGATTTGGACGCTGCCACTCAGCAGCTGCTGAACCGTGGGGTTCGTCTGACCGAGCTCCTTAAACAGGGACAGTACTGTGAGTGCTAACTGCTCATTTCAGCGTCAACTTCAGATCacggttctgtttttttagctcACACTGCCTGTATTTCTTTAATCGCTCAGCTCCAATGGCTATTGAGGAACAGGTAGCAGTCATTTACGCCGGTGTGAGGGGACATTTGGACAAAATGGAGCCAAGCAAGATCACAAAGTTTGAGAAGGCGTTCTTGCATCACATACTGAGCCAGCAACAAGACCTGCTGGCATCTATTAAGTAAGTTAAAGTCTTTACAGATAGAATATTTTGAGTTTGAAGATGTCTTGTAACCATTTTCCTCTTGTTTGCAGGGCTGATGGTAAAATCTCTGAAGCATCCGACGCTAAGCTGAAGCAGGTTGTGTTGAATTTCCTCTCCAGCTTCGAGTAAAAGTTGTACTTTTTAATTaagttgtagttgttgtttgCATAGTGTGGCATCAGTAAAGCTATCTATGAACttggaaataaatataaagaagcACTTGATCTTTAATGTACAGATATCTCCTAACAGAGAATAAAAGTGTTCCAACTGAATGGctaagttgtgtttttgcttgCAGGGATGTTAATCTTGTTAGGatttaaatgtttccatttatCTTATtggtattgttttatttttaaatgactaaactgatcaataaaacaatttttgcgGACAATTAGCTGCTCTAAATTTTTACACCAGTGCCCTCTGCTGGTTAGGAGTAAATCATATCTGATGGTACATGCCAGTGCTTaactattttacaaaatattgcCTTAAAATGTCTTCTGCGATTTACCAGGATCATCTAGGAGATGAAAAGTTAACAAGTAGCCATTACTCATTGTGTCAGGACTAATATAGTGGACAGGATTAACCTCGTTGCTGTCTTTATTGGAATGAGCTGgagtagctttaaaaaaaaaattgaagaagAGCTGTATGCATGTAATATTTCCactaatttaatgtttattttctctggtGGAACTGTTGATAAACTATAcctgcttttaatttaattataaaaactaGAGTAGCCATCGGTTTATTCAAAAATcgctttattaaaaaaatattgggTGAATCATAACCTTTCAAATTGTGAACCAAGTTCTTTTTTCATAACGTGACGAGCTGTGAAACAATCAGCTGAAGAGACGTGAGTGACAAAACGGTGACTTCCTCTAAACCATAACACGAATGAAGGGTGCAGCAAACATTTCACAATGATTAACAGAAGACGTGAGGTAAATATTCAATATGAACAAGATCAGTGACAGAGTGCTGTTTGCAACATGAAAATAATGTCAGAAGTTGTGCTCAGTCAGAGTGACGGCTTGTGacgttaataaaaacaatcctcGAAGTAAAACTGGTATACCGGTATACACTTCACACagtaaaataacattaaaagcACTTATTACACCCAGTACTGCTTTATGTGCATCACAGGTCTGTGGTGGTTATGTTTGGGTATATTATTCTGCTTCACATAACACGGGTCGTAGTAATCCCACTCCATAGCTGAGGACAGGACCCCGTTGGACAGGCCGTCACTGTCTGCTGACAGAATCCGCAGGGAGACTCCTGGAAGACATAACGTCCAATTAaaacctaagaacactgtaAAAGTGTGCTCATTTAGGAGAGATTATTTCAAAGGTTTGCTAAGAGTTACTTTGGTTAAAGTTTGGCTGTAGGAGGAGCGTGTACCTGCGCTTGCCCCAAAGTCGCTGTCCAGTCCTGAACCTGCTGCAGACGGGTTCAGGCAGGACGTCTCCAAGGACGGGCTGATGTACTCGCACTCCATTACCAGTTGGTCAAACGGGTGCGCGGCAGCACCGGGGTTCTCGTCCGGCAGAGTCTCGTAGGTGCTGCTCCGCCGATCGTGACCCACGTGTTCCAATTCCTGCTGTGAATCAAGAAACGAGTGTCACATTCGAGTATTTGACCTTATCTGAAAaccaaagtttgtgtttttcccttttctttttccatttgtaTTAAACAAACCAACCAGGAAGACACTATATGCATTGtttgacaaagaaaataaaaacgcacaagatctgcttttaatttacctttaaatGGAATAATAGTAACTTTGCATGAAAACATGACTGTGCTATACAACAAAAATCATATGAGGGATTGTTGCACACTGGAAATCCTACTTCTAGCTGGTCCTAATCATTCAGGCACTGTTTATATGGTTTCCTTCACAATGTTAATGCCAGTGCATGTCATCTTTGAACAGGACTCAAACAGCCCTAGCAAGTTTGCGTCAAAAAATAATATAGACAAGGTTGTAGCCTGAATATGAAACACAGCACTAACTTATTGGCTGATAACTGCTTTACATGCATGATAATGTAAATACTTTGCTGCTGTTATCTGAAGCATTTTAGGTTCATATCAAATTATGTCCAAATCTTAAAAtataggataaaaaaaacaacaacctgaaacACCAAATATGCTGCACTGTATAGATGGATCACCTCAGCACATGAATAATCTCGGCCATAAAacccaataaataaaaaatcaaaaattcaCTGGGGAGGTATTGCAGTTTGTATTCGATCTAAATAATTAGGATTGAAAttataaatgcatttataaTGTGGGAACGCTGCTGTCAGAGTTCTGATTCGAAGAGAGGGATCACGTtcctccagttttagcttctctccattggttCCCTTTCAAATCCAGAATAgaatataaaatctaaaaagctctcaacaaccaagctccaacaatatcacagattttattgtaaCAGAGCATTACACTGTCagcctgcaggtttacttgtggttcctacaGTTTCTAAAactagaatgggaggcagagctttcagttctcaggctcttctcttgttgaaccaacttccagtttctgtccatgaggctgacaccccgTCTACTTTGAACACTGAACTTAAGACTTTTCTTactgataaatcctatagttagggatCACTTGGGTTTTTCGGAGCCATCCCTTAGGCTTGAAAAACCTCTGACCATATTTCTTCACTCTGCTACTCTCTTTATTCTCTCTACTCTAAATGTTTGGATTTGCAACAACTGCTGCCATGAACCcgttttcttcccatagaaactccaccaacagcttctgtttgtctggtgtgtctttcctgtcctctctaatctgagcctggttctggttctggtggaggtttcttcctgttaaaagggagttgtttcTTTCCATTGTTGGGTGGGAGACTGCCTCAttagacagataacttttatTAATTGGCACTTTATAGTGTACTGTATGTGATTGtattataatataaaaagaTTGAATTAAGTGTaattgaattggatttatgatttgggtTCACTTTTCTTCTGCACTCTAACCTGAGATGCCTTCTGTTGGGAATAGGCGCTGC
Above is a genomic segment from Kryptolebias marmoratus isolate JLee-2015 linkage group LG14, ASM164957v2, whole genome shotgun sequence containing:
- the LOC119617685 gene encoding homeodomain-interacting protein kinase 1-like is translated as MGNGCCSLSSKFSPHECPLPSRYKTLKFLGLGSSAVVFKCLDSWTKTNVAIKIPRGSRKLNHEAYMMKFLMEHHLDQQNIIRFHLEHCVNSYLVFEMCDICLKEYMKQRKTPMSLQDIRAVIQQLATAFDALKKVGVIHTDVKTNNIMLMDQKTKPLQVKLIDFGLAIFTHQAMFTRIDQFLFFKAPELLLGLPYSEALDIWCLGCVMASMVFKCTLFPAANQYEILQYMVDLLGPPPDHLIEAGSKSTQYFKRTDCNTWVLKTPKEYCGEKQYLRDKRTYTFRCLDEMRMIQLEPDNPTEAEERRECIELLKAMLTWDEKNRITPSEILAHAFITMKHCDADEESHGATSSKLEDRAPPPEAAPAVTVEDQNVVNKDDSRPKKKKKKKEKRLKPIFCWGRRTTNGQ
- the atp5fa1 gene encoding ATP synthase subunit alpha, mitochondrial gives rise to the protein MLSVRVAAALVRSLPRRAGFVSKNVAAACVGAKNLHTSRLQFQKTGTAEVSSILEEKIMGADTSADLEETGRVLSIGDGIARVYGLRNVQAEEMVEFSSGLKGMSLNLEPDNVGVVVFGNDKLIKEGDIVKRTGAIVDVPVGEELLGRVVDALGNAIDGKGPLGSKTRRRVGLKAPGIIPRISVREPMQTGIKAVDSLVPIGRGQRELIIGDRQTGKTAIAIDTIINQKRFNDGTDEKKKLYCIYVAIGQKRSTVAQLVKRLTDADAMKYTIVVSATASDAAPLQYLAPYSGCSMGEYFRDNGKHALIIYDDLSKQAVAYRQMSLLLRRPPGREAYPGDVFYLHSRLLERAAKMNDNFGGGSLTALPVIETQAGDVSAYIPTNVISITDGQIFLETELFYKGIRPAINVGLSVSRVGSAAQTRAMKQVAGTMKLELAQYREVAAFAQFGSDLDAATQQLLNRGVRLTELLKQGQYSPMAIEEQVAVIYAGVRGHLDKMEPSKITKFEKAFLHHILSQQQDLLASIKADGKISEASDAKLKQVVLNFLSSFE